Proteins found in one Venturia canescens isolate UGA chromosome 8, ASM1945775v1, whole genome shotgun sequence genomic segment:
- the sbr gene encoding nuclear RNA export factor 1, with protein sequence MPKKSGKTPWRSEPTNVERKFTKNYFDHDDRTAEDVPMKATRSVGGSRPRVSFKKQRFMNRERSETFKVAFLQKILDEDCPMSAGSNNNGPEVVMQHGRGRGIPRGRNSQLAQGRGIRLRQNDPKVIPQNDTIWYSTKTQSYRITIPYGQRYERTFITNKLLSLIAPETFVPIMWRPTETAVVFYVDDQKVANKLRTCDRKIIVDEGFKLAVRVDPGFPHYNIDQKMRDSMKQAMAKRYVQETNALDLARFHHDPDLVEDYYCALSRPSILIAALDIVTSVIPNLEALNLDHNQLYSFEKLILMMKKLTNMKILYLGDNKIRELNQLNPLKELQLEELRLAGNPVCDKYKTRHDEYISDIRGKFPKLLRLDGQELPRPIGFDVENEGTKLPPTQRMFVANAKAQEIASQFLQQYFLIFDSDNRQPLLDAYHEQASFSLTLSQSYNSNKFNAYHADNRNLKRVTDAVRRRKLLKVGRLPVVSYISEMPRTRHDLNSFTMDIGLVTDAMMIITVAGLFKEPETKDEPLRFFNRTFVIVPEGSGYCIRNEQLHLTSPTQMQEKQALQPRPVMQVAAPAVVDTAAPGSSSAPTSSPLTDEVRQQMTITLSQHTNMNLEWSLKCLKEVNWNFDVALNAFQEFFKLGRIPPEAFKK encoded by the exons ATGCCTAAAAAATCTGGCAAAACGCCGTGGCGGTCGGAGCCCACCAACGTGGAgagaaaattcacgaaaaattattttg ATCATGATGATCGTACTGCAGAAGACGTGCCAATGAAGGCAACAAGAAGTGTCGGAGGGAGCAGACCACGCGTATCATTTAAAAAGCAAAGATTTATGAACCGAGAGAGATCAGAAACTTTCAAAGTGGCTTTTCTCCAAAAAATACTCGATGAGGATTGTCCCATGTCTGCTGGATCTAACAACAATGGTCCAGAAGTCGTTATGCAGCATGGACGGGGCAGAGGAATTCCCAGGGGACGCAATAGTCAACTTGCCCAAGGAAGAGGAATTCGGTTGCGACAGAATGACCCAAAAGTTATTCCACAAAACGACACTATTTGGTATTCTACTAAAACACAATCGTACAGGATTACG ATCCCTTATGGTCAAAGATATGAGAGAACGTTCATAACAAACAAGCTGCTAAGCCTGATTGCACCGGAAACCTTTGTACCAATAATG TGGAGGCCGACCGAGACTGCGGTAGTTTTCTACGTGGATGATCAGAAGGTTGCTAACAAGCTGCGAACGTGCGACAGGAAAATAATAGTCGACGAAGGTTTCAAGCTCGCGGTTCGCGTCGATCCGGGTTTTCCTCATTACAACATCGATCAAAAAATGAGAGACTCTATGAAACAAGCTATGGCGAAACGTTACGTTCAAGAAACGAACGCGCTGGATCTTGCTCGTTTTCACCATGATCCTGACCTCGTCGAAGATTATTATTGCGCGTTATCACGACCCTCGATCCTTATCGCTGCACTCGACATCGTTACATCTGTTATACCAAATCTCGAAGCTCTCAACCTCGATCATAATCAACTGTACTCTTTCGAGAAATTGATACTGATGATGAAAAAGTTgacgaatatgaaaattttatacttGGGCGACAACAAA ATCAGAGAACTCAATCAATTGAATCCTTTGAAAGAACTGCAACTCGAGGAATTACGCCTGGCCGGAAATCCCGTTTGCGATAAATACAAGACCCGGCACGACGAGTATATCAG TGACATCCGTGGAAAATTTCCGAAGCTTCTCAGATTA GATGGCCAGGAACTTCCACGGCCGATTGGCTTCGACGTCGAGAACGAAGGAACCAAACTCCCACCAACTCAGAGGATGTTCGTAGCGAACGCAAAGGCCCAAGAAATCGCCAGCCAATTCTtacaacaatattttctcattttcgacAGTGATAATCGACAGCCTTTGCTCGATGCTTATCACGAACAGGCATCCTTCAGTCTCACCTTATCACAATCGTACAACAGTAATAA ATTTAATGCCTATCACGCCGATAACCGAAACCTAAAAAGAGTCACCGATGCTGTGAGACGAAGGAAACTGTTGAAAGTCGGACGTTTACCTGTCGTTTCATACATTTCGGAAATGCCACGAACGAGACACGATCTCAACAGTTTCACGATGGATATAGGCCTCGTTACG GATGCAATGATGATCATAACGGTGGCAGGCCTATTCAAAGAGCCCGAAACAAAAGACGAACCGTTACGTTTCTTCAACCGAACATTTGTGATAGTACCTGAGGGAAGTGGATACTGCATAAGAAACGAGCAGCTCCACTTGACCTCGCCAACGCAAATGCAAGAGAAGCAAGCTCTTCAACCGCGTCCAGTGATGCAAGTAGCGGCTCCGGCAGTGGTTGACACCGCCGCACCAGGAAGTTCGTCCGCACCAACGTCGTCCCCTCTGACCGATGAAGTAAGACAACAAATGACGATAACGCTTAGTCAACACACGAACATGAATCTCGAGTGGAGTCTCAAGTGTTTGAAAGAAGTCAATTGGAATTTCGACGTAGCTCTTAACGCGTTTCAAGAGTTCTTCAAACTCGGTCGGATACCTCCCGAagcatttaaaaaatag
- the LOC122414531 gene encoding tetratricopeptide repeat protein 39B-like isoform X2: MDLTTAIAEAKRASDCFFNNDFQQAKNILEPWADSSMYHSLGNSVFAFLEAILTFEQRHIEKASEAIKLCMNVCSKHRRHTTLTQNIGKMVKKTNYDLYTIEEIHAELCYAESLLLKALLTFVEDETLVSFVKAGLKIRTCFLSYKECLTILRTRKWENEMHRVHFESGVRMGIGTFNLMISLLPGRVIKLLEFIGFSGDKNYGLKELKIGYEEHRGIRQVLCSMTLLSYNLIVSFILSHADGDLEWCERALHEQLSLYPNGVWFLFFKGRLEFTRGNVEESVRWYMQSWKSQTLWPQFHHLCFWELMWANCVQQRWDDALFFASSLAKDSNWSRTIYLYQKAAIMMMKDSDVGGKQCEMISTLMMQAPTHKQRIAGKSLPMEKFVIKKTERYFAQKKSLVLPVYELMFVWNLFRVVGKRRDFVLSMYKNIENAENHLKMSPKTEYQADNEGLLLAIKGACLRQMNHLYLAEDCLKRVISMEKQIKDDTYLVPYAIFELAMIASDRGDQPAAIALLENAKKHYTGYSLESRLHFRIHSGLMELNSPKVDNNVEEATEAILTVDGRLNVQMKELSILNSKSTRKSNGTHSGTSSRNNVHIDDGQIAGPSRTSSEKAGVGSNYSVTRI, encoded by the exons ATGGATCTGACGACCGCTATCGCCGAAGCTAAGCGCGCTAGCGATTGCTTCTTCAACAATGATTTTCAACAAGCCAAAAATATACTTGAACCGTGGGCGGACAGCAGCATGTATCATTCACTGGGAAATAGCGTTTTTGCTTTTCTGGAAGCCATTTTAACTTTCGAACAG AGACACATAGAAAAGGCTTCGGAGGCAATAAAACTGTGCATGAACGTTTGCTCGAAGCACCGACGGCACACCACCTTGACCCAGAACATCGgtaaaatggtgaaaaaaacgaattacgATCTATATACAATCG AGGAAATACATGCGGAGCTTTGCTATGCCGAGTCCCTCCTGCTCAAGGCCTTGCTCACCTTCGTTGAAGATGAAACGTTGGTCAGCTTCGTCAAGGCCGGACTGAAAATTCGCACCTGCTTCCTCTCGTACAA GGAATGCTTGACTATACTGAGGACTCGAAAATGGGAAAACGAAATGCACAGGGTTCACTTTGAGAGCGGAGTTCGTATGGGAATAGGAACTTTTAATTTG ATGATATCATTGCTGCCTGGACGCGTAATAAAACTTTTGGAATTCATTGGATTTTCGGGCGACAAG AACTACGGATTGAAAGAGCTGAAGATAGGATACGAAGAGCATCGTGGGATTCGCCAGGTTCTTTGTTCAATGACGCTGCTCTCTTACAATTTGATAGTATCTTTCATCCTGAGTCACGCGGACGGTGATTTGGAGTGGTGCGAAAGAGCTTTGCATGAGCAATTGTCACTGTACCCGAACGGAGTGTGGTTTTTGTTCTTCAAAGGCCGTCTCGAGTTTACACGTGGAAACGTCGAAGAGAGTGTTCGTTGGTACATGCAATCATGGAAGAGCCAGACTTTGTGGCCGCAATTTCATCATTTATGTTTCTGGGAATTAATGTGGGCTAATTGCGTCCAACAAAGATGGGACGACGCTCTCTTTTTCGCTTCCTCCCTCGCTAAAGACTCAAACTGGTCACGCACCATTTATCTCTACCAAAAAGCTGCTATTATGATGATGAAGGATTCTGACGTGGGGGGCAAACAATGCGAGATGATAAGCACCCTCATGATGCAAGCACCGACGCACAAGCAACGCATCGCTGGAAAATCTCTCCCCATGGAAAAATTCGTCATCAAGAAAACTGAGCGTTACTTCGCTCAGAAGAAAAGTCTAGTCCTTCCCGTTTATGAACTCATGTTCGTGTGGAATCTATTCAGGGTCGTCGGCAAGCGTCGcgattttgttttgagcatgtacaaaaatatcgagaatgctgaaaatcatttgaaaatgaGCCC CAAAACCGAATATCAAGCGGATAACGAGGGATTGTTGCTGGCGATTAAAGGCGCGTGTCTCAGACAAATGAACCATCTTTACCTGGCCGAAGATTGTCTCAAACGCGTTATAAGCatggaaaaacaaataaaagatGACACGTATCTCGTACCTTATGCAATCTTTGAACTTGCCATGATCGCCAGTGACCGAGGCGATCAACCTGCAGCAATCGCTCTCTTGGAGAACGCCAA AAAGCACTACACTGGCTATTCGTTGGAATCAAGACTTCACTTCAGAATACATTCAGGCCTGATGGAATTAAATTCTCCGAAAGTGGATAACAACGTTGAAGAGGCTACGGAAGCGATATTGACCGTGGACGGTCGGCTCAACGTTCAAATGAAGGAACTATCGATATTGAACAGCAAGTCTACGAGAAAATCTAACGGTACTCACAGCGGTACATCGAGCCGTAATAATGTCCATATTGACGACGGTCAAATCGCTGGGCCTAGTCGTACGAGCTCGGAAAAGGCTGGAGTCGGAAGTAATTATTCCGTAACTCGAATCTAG
- the LOC122414531 gene encoding tetratricopeptide repeat protein 39B-like isoform X1, with the protein MSDIEDEFQDAQEMISAPTTMDLTTAIAEAKRASDCFFNNDFQQAKNILEPWADSSMYHSLGNSVFAFLEAILTFEQRHIEKASEAIKLCMNVCSKHRRHTTLTQNIGKMVKKTNYDLYTIEEIHAELCYAESLLLKALLTFVEDETLVSFVKAGLKIRTCFLSYKECLTILRTRKWENEMHRVHFESGVRMGIGTFNLMISLLPGRVIKLLEFIGFSGDKNYGLKELKIGYEEHRGIRQVLCSMTLLSYNLIVSFILSHADGDLEWCERALHEQLSLYPNGVWFLFFKGRLEFTRGNVEESVRWYMQSWKSQTLWPQFHHLCFWELMWANCVQQRWDDALFFASSLAKDSNWSRTIYLYQKAAIMMMKDSDVGGKQCEMISTLMMQAPTHKQRIAGKSLPMEKFVIKKTERYFAQKKSLVLPVYELMFVWNLFRVVGKRRDFVLSMYKNIENAENHLKMSPKTEYQADNEGLLLAIKGACLRQMNHLYLAEDCLKRVISMEKQIKDDTYLVPYAIFELAMIASDRGDQPAAIALLENAKKHYTGYSLESRLHFRIHSGLMELNSPKVDNNVEEATEAILTVDGRLNVQMKELSILNSKSTRKSNGTHSGTSSRNNVHIDDGQIAGPSRTSSEKAGVGSNYSVTRI; encoded by the exons ATGTCGGACATAGAAGACGAG TTCCAAGATGCGCAGGAAATGATTTCCGC GCCAACTACGATGGATCTGACGACCGCTATCGCCGAAGCTAAGCGCGCTAGCGATTGCTTCTTCAACAATGATTTTCAACAAGCCAAAAATATACTTGAACCGTGGGCGGACAGCAGCATGTATCATTCACTGGGAAATAGCGTTTTTGCTTTTCTGGAAGCCATTTTAACTTTCGAACAG AGACACATAGAAAAGGCTTCGGAGGCAATAAAACTGTGCATGAACGTTTGCTCGAAGCACCGACGGCACACCACCTTGACCCAGAACATCGgtaaaatggtgaaaaaaacgaattacgATCTATATACAATCG AGGAAATACATGCGGAGCTTTGCTATGCCGAGTCCCTCCTGCTCAAGGCCTTGCTCACCTTCGTTGAAGATGAAACGTTGGTCAGCTTCGTCAAGGCCGGACTGAAAATTCGCACCTGCTTCCTCTCGTACAA GGAATGCTTGACTATACTGAGGACTCGAAAATGGGAAAACGAAATGCACAGGGTTCACTTTGAGAGCGGAGTTCGTATGGGAATAGGAACTTTTAATTTG ATGATATCATTGCTGCCTGGACGCGTAATAAAACTTTTGGAATTCATTGGATTTTCGGGCGACAAG AACTACGGATTGAAAGAGCTGAAGATAGGATACGAAGAGCATCGTGGGATTCGCCAGGTTCTTTGTTCAATGACGCTGCTCTCTTACAATTTGATAGTATCTTTCATCCTGAGTCACGCGGACGGTGATTTGGAGTGGTGCGAAAGAGCTTTGCATGAGCAATTGTCACTGTACCCGAACGGAGTGTGGTTTTTGTTCTTCAAAGGCCGTCTCGAGTTTACACGTGGAAACGTCGAAGAGAGTGTTCGTTGGTACATGCAATCATGGAAGAGCCAGACTTTGTGGCCGCAATTTCATCATTTATGTTTCTGGGAATTAATGTGGGCTAATTGCGTCCAACAAAGATGGGACGACGCTCTCTTTTTCGCTTCCTCCCTCGCTAAAGACTCAAACTGGTCACGCACCATTTATCTCTACCAAAAAGCTGCTATTATGATGATGAAGGATTCTGACGTGGGGGGCAAACAATGCGAGATGATAAGCACCCTCATGATGCAAGCACCGACGCACAAGCAACGCATCGCTGGAAAATCTCTCCCCATGGAAAAATTCGTCATCAAGAAAACTGAGCGTTACTTCGCTCAGAAGAAAAGTCTAGTCCTTCCCGTTTATGAACTCATGTTCGTGTGGAATCTATTCAGGGTCGTCGGCAAGCGTCGcgattttgttttgagcatgtacaaaaatatcgagaatgctgaaaatcatttgaaaatgaGCCC CAAAACCGAATATCAAGCGGATAACGAGGGATTGTTGCTGGCGATTAAAGGCGCGTGTCTCAGACAAATGAACCATCTTTACCTGGCCGAAGATTGTCTCAAACGCGTTATAAGCatggaaaaacaaataaaagatGACACGTATCTCGTACCTTATGCAATCTTTGAACTTGCCATGATCGCCAGTGACCGAGGCGATCAACCTGCAGCAATCGCTCTCTTGGAGAACGCCAA AAAGCACTACACTGGCTATTCGTTGGAATCAAGACTTCACTTCAGAATACATTCAGGCCTGATGGAATTAAATTCTCCGAAAGTGGATAACAACGTTGAAGAGGCTACGGAAGCGATATTGACCGTGGACGGTCGGCTCAACGTTCAAATGAAGGAACTATCGATATTGAACAGCAAGTCTACGAGAAAATCTAACGGTACTCACAGCGGTACATCGAGCCGTAATAATGTCCATATTGACGACGGTCAAATCGCTGGGCCTAGTCGTACGAGCTCGGAAAAGGCTGGAGTCGGAAGTAATTATTCCGTAACTCGAATCTAG
- the LOC122415263 gene encoding integrin alpha-8-like, whose amino-acid sequence MLLNSLRICNVPRMAFKLRISFRSNREYQYLTRRTHTVKPINLYTKIKDCAIVHHSKFHTTRKLDIPPALAFLVRPLVNVAAFLFGRYFKRWWARLTPTQKEMYKKWFASKKGVFLGILGAFFSGVGLYYVSHLETDPLTNRRRLIILNDKQQAALADITYQMNLENVKDKIVSHRHPGFKRIMAVAEKLLNANNDLPFVADESWTLHVLDVEGENAYVLPGGHIFVYLDFLKLMENDDQIAIILAHEIAHVLLKHAIEKVSYGIILDILLIIPLAALWAMFPDLLAFFLQSLAKSLLEVFLHLPYSRAVEKEADEVGLALAAKACFDVREAVVFWAMMKSLEEMSGKLKELPIVSTHPNHAEREKLLNSKMSKALELRMLAGKFVFHHFRAAGVKFTMIKILLLLLLPSLSSTYNLDVSHPTVHQPTANSRSGNSYFGYNVILHAKSHTAINGSTIRESWVIVGAPKANYTRQPDHGNEISNEPGMVYRCLLKGSCFPINVTNPDDEVGFIEQVQLNTLIDKDHGWFGAAISSHDDSDSLTVCAPRTIVKIYNTFAIVYQNTMHGVCYNGGLTSGSLQIEDKNFTTFEFSSSFWYNPLNGFSVHYPSQTKSQSRPIRPIIGSPKHELYGSVREMGQHKPTELPVSDDLAQFGYALTSGHFFNPDQIMVAASAPGWQYVGQVAVMDPRTEPMAIVVLIEGSVTGEFFGASLASGDLNKDGLDDLIVGCPHWKNDNGRVLIYFGHKGGFFEPDVVLEGKVVDGLFGYSVTSGDLDGDGYDEIIVGAPWEESGVIYVYNGEAKLQEFNMLEASQKIVATSDEFQRFGFSLSRPVDMDGNGFSDLGVGAYASGHAIVLYSRPVLKTELTLTTYPLTLPRNSTSFIVEVCVSNYINNKPSMWPFECEATVDEDFKRVVYKSSNKMVLTWKKPPHGKACDNTTFYLSTGSRNFIDVIEIVVIHRLLNSSYVSQLHVEKCELCPIEYKGSHSTVARTKLPFDIGCGMDDICQSFLFAKLSLANVNDSTWIIGSDDLSLELVIGNHAEPAYLATVKFYIPKGITLRSILPSCQEDTDGETLLVICDIGNPLGALMQKKVSLDLDMNRMHNGSTDGTKLDFRVDISTRSVNRGIVSIATPLLLKANVSVALTGKAHDNYYFNHQNEKPSNVTFQHTYQVSRYGATPIFEARISVRVPYKIGDLEFLTITNKPRVAVLGRFHECSVEAVSISPPQVPMDKTNTNKFEEMLQLNTFANHTRNRRALKNVPTLNTNAMMPLVPLDLKGPTSSENNIRSDFYTISDRSNAAEVYLNCSTPNVKCGRIVCNLAHLKSSHDVGKLQLKFLIDNSKFTDEAEENGKFIYFSTEAMLEVLSPTMQFDVPGTGIVVPVTTTFHRAQGVKNVSIWIILGSVLLGLLTLLVLVIILNRIGFFKRKRKEELDELKSSDDIPLATELLSCNE is encoded by the exons ATGTTGCTGAACTCCCTCAGAATTTGCAATGTTCCTCGAATGGCCTTCAAACTTAGAATATCCTTTCGATCCAATCGAGAATATCAGTATTTAACTCGTCGTACTCACACTGTAAAGCCTattaatttatatacaaaaatCAAAGATTGTGCAATAGTCCatcattcaaaatttcacACTACACGAAAACTCGATATCCCGCCTGCTCTTGCCTTTCTCGTTCGCCCTCTGGTTAACGTCGCAGCCTTTCTCTTTGGACGTTATTTCAAAAGATGGTGGGCCAGACTGACTCCGACTCAGAAAGAAATGTACAAAAAATGGTTTGCTTCAAAGAAAGGTGTTTTTCTAG GCATTCTTGGAGCATTTTTCTCAGGAGTGGGCCTGTATTATGTCTCGCATCTTGAAACTGATCCATTGACAAATCGTCGTCGTCTCATAATTCTCAATGACAAGCAACAGGCAGCTCTTGCCGACATAACTTATCAAATG AACTTGGAAAATGTCAAGGACAAAATCGTCTCTCACAGGCATCCAGGATTCAAGAGGATCATGGCAGTCgctgaaaaattattaaatgcTAACAACGACTTACCGTTCGTAGCTGATGAAAGTTGGACTTTACATGTTCTCGATGTAGAAGGAGAAAACGCATATGTTTTGCCT GGTGGACACATATTCGTTTATTTAGACTTTTTGAAATTAATGGAAAACGATGATCAAATTGCTATAATATTGGCACACGAAATTGCTCATGTTCTTCTCAAGCATGCG ATCGAGAAAGTTTCGTACGGAATAATTTTAGATATTTTGTTAATTATACCACTGGCTGCGCTGTGGGCAATGTTTCCTGACCTTCTAGCCTTTTTTCTACAAAGTTTAGCCAAATCCTTGCTCGAGGTTTTCCTGCATTTGCCCTATAGTAGAGCTGTGGAGAAAGAAGCTGACGAAGTCGGGCTTGCTTTAGCCGCCAAG GCTTGTTTCGACGTTAGAGAAGCCGTCGTTTTCTGGGCAATGATGAAAAGTCTAGAAGAAATGAGTGGCAAGCTTAAAGAGCTTCCCATCGTCTCAACCCACCCGAATCATGCAGAAcgtgaaaagttgttgaacTCTAAAATGTCGAAAGCTCTAGAGTTACGAATGCTGGCAGGG AAATTCGTGTTTCACCATTTTCGGGCTGCGGGGGTGAAATTtaccatgataaaaatacTGCTGCTGCTTCTTCTCCCGAGTTTATCATCCACTTACAATTTGGACGTAAGTCATCCCACGGTGCATCAACCGACTGCTAACTCTCGATCCGGAAATTCGTACTTTGGATACAACGTTATTCTTCATGCGAAAAGTCATACAGCAATAAATGGATCAACAATTCGGGAATCGtg GGTTATCGTGGGAGCTCCAAAAGCGAATTATACGAGGCAACCAGATCATGGAAACGAAATATCCAACGAACCAGGCATGGTTTATCGTTGTCTCCTAAAAGGTTCTTGTTTTCCTATCAATGTCACTAATCCTGACGACGAAGTTGGATTCATCGAGCAAGTGCAGCTAAACACTTTGATCGATAAAGACCACGGTTGGTTTGGGGCTGCTATTTCGTCCCATGACGACAGTGATTCTTTGACC GTATGTGCCCCCCGGACTATTGTGAAAATTTACAACACTTTTGCAATTGTATACCAAAATACAATGCACGGGGTGTGTTACAACGGAGGATTGACATCCGGAAGCTTGCaaattgaagataaaaatttcacgactTTCG aattttcttcatctttttGGTACAATCCTCTAAATGGGTTTTCTGTGCATTATCCATCGCAG ACAAAGTCGCAATCTCGTCCGATTCGCCCGATAATTGGATCACCGAAGCACGAGCTGTACGGATCCGTGCGTGAAATGGGTCAACATAAACCTACGGAGTTACCGGTCAGCGATGATCTCGCACAATTCG GGTATGCTCTGACCTCGGGCCATTTTTTCAACCCGGACCAGATTATGGTTGCTGCTAGTGCACCTGGCTGGCAATACGTTGGACAG gTAGCAGTTATGGATCCACGAACAGAACCGATGGCAATTGTAGTGTTGATCGAAGGCAGTGTCACCGGGGAATTCTTTGGCGCGAGTCTTGCTTCCGGAGATTTGAATAAAGACGGTCTGGACGATTTGATTGTCGGCTGTCCTCACTGGAAAAATGACAACGGCAGGGTTCTCATTTATTTTGGTCACAAAGGG GGGTTCTTCGAACCTGATGTCGTCTTGGAGGGAAAAGTGGTCGACGGACTCTTCGGATACTCCGTAACTTCCGGTGATCTTGATGGTGATGGATACGATg AAATTATCGTTGGAGCTCCTTGGGAAGAATCGGGTGTAATTTACGTCTACAACGGTGAAGCAAAGCTTCAGGAATTTAACATGCTCGAAGCTTCGCAGAAAATTGTTGCTACCAGCGACGAATTTCAGCGATTTGGATTTTCTCTCTCAAGGCCAGTTGACATGGATGGCAATGG CTTTTCAGACCTCGGTGTGGGTGCCTACGCTTCTGGCCATGCAATTGTCCTTTATTCGAGACCAGTTTTGAAAACCGAACTCACTCTGACGACGTATCCATTAACTTTGCCTAGAAATTCAACGAGTTTTATCGTCGAAGTTTGTGTCAGCAAttacataaataataaaccATCCATGTGGC CTTTCGAATGTGAGGCAACGGTAGACGAAGATTTTAAACGTGTTGTCTACAAGTCGAGCAATAAAATGGTTCTGACGTGGAAGAAACCTCCGCATGGCAAAGCATGTGACAATACAACGTTTTATTTATCG ACGGGCAGTCGTAACTTCATCGACGTTATTGAAATCGTTGTAATTCATCGACTTCTGAACAGTTCTTACGTTTCTCAATTGC acGTCGAAAAATGTGAACTTTGTCCCATCGAGTATAAAGGCTCTCACTCGACCGTGGCCCGCACGAAGCTTCCTTTCGACATTGGCTGTGGAATGGACGACATTTGTCAGTCTTTTCTATTCGCTAAACTTTCGTTGGCGAACGTCAA TGATTCCACTTGGATCATTGGTTCGGATGATCTCAGTTTGGAACTTGTCATCGGAAATCACGCTGAACCGGCTTATTTGGcgactgtcaaattttacatTCCAAAAGGAATTACACTGCGAAGTATTTTGCCTTCGTGCCAAGAAGATACTGACGGAGAAACTTTGCTTGTGATTTGTGACATTGGGAATCCGTTAGGAGCATTGATGCAG AAAAAAGTGAGCCTCGATCTGGACATGAATCGCATGCACAACGGCTCAACCGACGGAACCAAGCTCGATTTTCGAGTGGACATAAGCACTCGAAGTGTAAATCGAGGAATCGTGTCAATTGCAACTCCTTTGCTTCTCAAAGCTAACGTTTCTGTGGCTCTAACAGG AAAAGCCCATGACAATTATTACTTCAATCATCAGAATGAAAAACCATCGAACGTGACGTTTCAACACACGTACCAAGTTTCTCGTTACGGTGCAACCCCAATCTTCGAGGCACGAATTTCCGTTCGGGTGCCTTATAAAATTGGAGACTTGGAATTTCTGACAATCACAAACAAGCCACGA GTGGCCGTTTTGGGACGTTTCCACGAATGTTCGGTGGAGGCCGTATCAATTTCGCCGCCTCAAGTACCCATGGACAAAACAAATACCAATAAATTTGAGGAAATGCTTCAATTGAATACTTTCGCAAATCATACAAGAAATCGACGAGCATTGAAAAATGTCCCGACTTTGAACACGAATGCAATGATGCCTCTTGTGCCCCTCGATTTGAAGGGACCGACTAGCTctgaaaataatattcgttCGGACTTCTACACAATATCGGACCGTTCGAACGCTGCTGAAGTTTATTTGAACTGTTCAACTCCGAATGTCAAATGCGGACGAATCGTTTGCAACTTGGCTCACTTGAAATCATCGCACGATGTTGGAAAATTGCAGCTGAAATTTCTCATAGACAATTCCAAATTCACAG ACGAGGCAGAAGagaatggaaaattcatttactTTTCGACTGAAGCCATGCTGGAAGTTCTGAGTCCCACGATGCAGTTCGACGTTCCCGGCACTGG GATTGTTGTGCCCGTAACAACGACTTTCCACCGTGCCCAAGGTGTGAAAAACGTGAGCATCTGGATAATCCTCGGATCAGTATTGTTGGGACTTCTGACGCTGCTCGTGTTGGTGATAATTCTCAATAGAATAGGATTTTTCAAAAGGAAACGAAAAGAAGAGTTGGACGAATTGAAGAGCAGCGATGACATTCCCCTGGCGACCGAACTACTTTCGTGCAATGAATAA